Genomic DNA from Enterococcus saccharolyticus subsp. saccharolyticus:
TATGCAGAAGCAGCTTGGTTTTCTCTAGGGGTTATTGGAATTGCTGGAATTTTTAATCCCTTGATTAAATTACTCTTTATGCGAGAACGTCCAACTCTTGAGCATCTAGTCACAGAGCATAGTTATAGTTTTCCTAGTGGGCATTCGACAGCAAGTATGGTACTTTACGGAACATTAATTTTCTTTGTTGCTTTATTTATCCAAAACACCTATTTAAAACGTGGTGTTCAAGTTCTTTTAGGTATCTGGATTGTCTTAATTGGTATGAGTCGTATTTATTTAGGCGTACATTTTCCTAGTGATATTGTTGGAGGTTTTTCACTAGGTCTAGGGTGGTTATTGTTAACTTACCCGTATTATCAAAAACAACGCTTTGTTTGGCGCTTTAAAAATAAGCAACTTTAACAGAAGGTGAGCATTACTTATGAATCCATTTATCTATGCAGAAGATAAAAATAAACGGTATCACTCTTGGAATTATGCATTGCGCCAAGAATTTGGTTGTAAGATTTTTAAAGTAGTGATTGATGGCGGTTTTGATTGTCCGAATCGTGACGGAACTGTCGCCCATGGTGGTTGTACGTTTTGTAGTGTTTCTGGTTCAGGCGACATGATTTTAGCGCCTGAAGACCCATTACCAGTCCAATTCAATAAAGAAATCAAACGGATGCATCAAAAATGGCCCCATGTTGATCAATATATCGTCTACTTTCAAAATTTCACAAATACGCATGCACCCCTTGCAGAAATTAAAGAACGCTTTGAACAAGTAATTAATCTACCGGGTGTTGTGGGATTATCAATCGGGACACGCCCCGACTGTTTACCAGATGATGTCGTGGATTACTTAGCAGAATTAAATGAGCGTTTGTATCTTTGGGTAGAACTTGGTTTACAAACAACTTTTGAAGAAACGAGTCATCTAATCAATCGTGCCCACGATTATCAAACTTATCTTGATGGTGTGGCTAAATTGCGTAAACATCAGATTCGTGTCTGCACCCATTTAATTAACGGTTTGCCACAAGAGACCCCCGAAATGATGCTGGAAAATGTACGACGAACAATTTTAGATTCAGATATTCAAGGGATTAAGTTACATCTGCTTCATTTGATGCGTAATACACGTATGTTGCGTGATTATCATGAAGGTCGCTTACAGTTGCTTTCACGAGAACAATATATAGAACTCACTTGTGACCAGTTGGAAATGATTCCAGCAGAAATAATCATTCACCGTTTAACAGGTGATGCTCCTCGGGATATGTTGGTAGGTCCAATGTGGAGTTTAAAAAAATGGGAAACATTGAATGCAATTGATGAAGAATTACTGCGAAGAAATTCGTACCAAGGAAAATTCAATGTACGAAAGGAACCTTTACATGCTACAAACCGCCTTGCATTTTAGTCATACTTTGTTAAAAGAAGTGGTACAACCTGGGAATTATGTTGTTGATGCTACTATGGGAAATGGCAATGACACCTTATTATTAGCTGAATTAGTAGGTAAAACCGGAAAAGTTTACGCATTTGATGTACAAGAACAAGCACTGATTTCTACACATAAACGTTTAATTGACAATGATTTAGAACATCGAGTGCAGTTAATTCATGATGGGCATCAACATCTTGATGATTACCTAGGTAAAGATCAAGAAATTCACGCAGCTATTTTTAATCTAGGCTATTTACCCCAAAGTGATAAACAAGTGATTACTTTGCCTGAAACAACTCGGAAAGCCTTGGACAGTTGTTTAAATCACCTTGTGCGCAAAGGACGGATTATCATTGTTTCTTATTATGGGCATGAAGGCGGGCAAGAAGAATTAGAAACAGTGTCTACTTACTGTCGAACACTTCCACAAAAATTATTTAATGTACTAACTTATCAATTTATCAATCAACAAAACCAACCACCTATTTTATTTTGTATTGAGAAAAAATAAACAGGCTAGCTGACATGCGTGCTTCATTGTCAGCTAGCCTGTTTTATATTTTTCTTTCAATAAAACACATGTCCTAAACAACTACAAATGCTACTGCTTCTATCTCAAATAGCTCCGTCAAAATCTGGTTAACCTGCTGAAAAAGTAGTTCTGTACTTTGGTGTTGCGTAGAAATTATTTCCTGTTCATCGGTTTTATAGATTTGTTTGCCAAATTGTTCCACAAATCGAACTCGCTTCTCTTCATATTGGAACTCGATACATTCATCCATAAAATCCATGACTAATGTTTGCCGAAATCCAGCTTGTAAAACAATTGCCATAACTAAGGAAGGTACATCCAATTCTTCAAGAGGAGTGGTGACTTGACCTAACGTAAGAGTGTATGACATTGTTTTGATTGTTGGACATGCATTACATCCTCCATTTATTAAATCGGTTGAATGGGAAATCGTTGCTTGCATGTTGCCACCTCCTTTTGTGATTATATTAACATAAAAATCAATCATTGTACGATGCAACTAACTAGAAAGTGCGTTGTCTTTTCTTGTTACGCCCTACAGAAATCGCTATAATTATTATATATAAAGGAGGGTTTTTAGTTATGAAAAAATGGTTAGCTGTAGAACTAAGTTTACTTACATTATTAATAGGTTCAAAACTTTTAGGTTATACACTACTTACAGAATGGCTTTGGTTTTTCGTCTTTGCGACTTTTCTTCGAATAGTGGTGGCTTTGCTTTTAACTAAACAAAC
This window encodes:
- a CDS encoding TIGR01212 family radical SAM protein (This family includes YhcC from E. coli K-12, an uncharacterized radical SAM protein.), translating into MNPFIYAEDKNKRYHSWNYALRQEFGCKIFKVVIDGGFDCPNRDGTVAHGGCTFCSVSGSGDMILAPEDPLPVQFNKEIKRMHQKWPHVDQYIVYFQNFTNTHAPLAEIKERFEQVINLPGVVGLSIGTRPDCLPDDVVDYLAELNERLYLWVELGLQTTFEETSHLINRAHDYQTYLDGVAKLRKHQIRVCTHLINGLPQETPEMMLENVRRTILDSDIQGIKLHLLHLMRNTRMLRDYHEGRLQLLSREQYIELTCDQLEMIPAEIIIHRLTGDAPRDMLVGPMWSLKKWETLNAIDEELLRRNSYQGKFNVRKEPLHATNRLAF
- a CDS encoding DUF4809 family protein translates to MQATISHSTDLINGGCNACPTIKTMSYTLTLGQVTTPLEELDVPSLVMAIVLQAGFRQTLVMDFMDECIEFQYEEKRVRFVEQFGKQIYKTDEQEIISTQHQSTELLFQQVNQILTELFEIEAVAFVVV
- a CDS encoding phosphatase PAP2 family protein codes for the protein MNNKLYTQFVGSCSLVLFAFLGYVVKFYPVWIQPFDQVITNGVRSLYPTWNPFFLWITKFANPSTIVVLFLALLFVLIYGKRYAEAAWFSLGVIGIAGIFNPLIKLLFMRERPTLEHLVTEHSYSFPSGHSTASMVLYGTLIFFVALFIQNTYLKRGVQVLLGIWIVLIGMSRIYLGVHFPSDIVGGFSLGLGWLLLTYPYYQKQRFVWRFKNKQL
- a CDS encoding class I SAM-dependent methyltransferase; translated protein: MLQTALHFSHTLLKEVVQPGNYVVDATMGNGNDTLLLAELVGKTGKVYAFDVQEQALISTHKRLIDNDLEHRVQLIHDGHQHLDDYLGKDQEIHAAIFNLGYLPQSDKQVITLPETTRKALDSCLNHLVRKGRIIIVSYYGHEGGQEELETVSTYCRTLPQKLFNVLTYQFINQQNQPPILFCIEKK